A portion of the Leifsonia sp. EB41 genome contains these proteins:
- a CDS encoding MDR family MFS transporter, giving the protein MSHRQILLVIYGLMAGMFLSSLDQTIVGTAIRTIGDDLHGLNDQAWVTTAYLITSTIAVPIYGKLSDIFGRRPLYIFGIVVFLLGSLLSAFSTSMMMLAAFRAFQGIGAGALMSLPLAIMGDILAPRERAKYQGYFLAVFGISSVIGPLIGGLFAGANQILFVTGWRWVFLINVPIGIVALLMVLAFLHLPKFHKAAKPRIDWWGATAVIVTLVPVLLVAEQGRDWGWSSVASISCYVIAAVGLISFILIERAMKDDAIIPLRLFRSRVFSMATVLGVLVGFGMFGAMLTLPLYLQIVFGLSPTASGFATLPMMAGLMIASIASGQIIARTGKYRIFPVTGTLFTAAGFFVLTFLTIDKPLWFLMIAMFLIGLGLGQMMQTLTLASQNAVAPNQMGVATGASTFFRQIGGTLGVAVLLSVLFAALPGNIVTATADQKTLSSALDAALTPEVATAPHNKAIMKQLWTPIVTPIEASIQDELAAGVTKAKAAADAAVTDKVTAAVDAQVAAGHIPAEAAAPIIAQQVAAATPQAEAAALAAVAKAAHATVVDGTVEVNWANASQRGFYVDKLTPTLADKLKSGDSKANSSTSSSTSDTSFLDGADQRLSKPFMVGFNDSVVLVYTIGLGVILLAFVLTLFFKVPPLRKTSALQQQADEGGATVTGSIRAVPAN; this is encoded by the coding sequence ATGTCGCACCGGCAGATTCTCCTCGTCATCTACGGCCTCATGGCCGGAATGTTCCTGTCGTCGCTCGACCAGACGATCGTCGGTACCGCGATCCGCACGATCGGCGACGACCTCCACGGACTCAACGACCAGGCGTGGGTCACCACGGCGTACCTGATCACGTCCACGATCGCAGTCCCGATCTACGGCAAGCTGTCCGACATCTTCGGCCGCCGCCCGCTGTACATCTTCGGAATCGTCGTGTTCCTGCTCGGCTCCCTGCTCTCGGCGTTCTCGACGTCGATGATGATGCTGGCCGCGTTCCGCGCGTTCCAGGGGATCGGCGCAGGCGCGCTGATGTCCCTCCCGCTGGCGATCATGGGCGACATCCTCGCTCCGCGTGAGCGTGCCAAGTACCAGGGCTACTTCCTGGCCGTCTTCGGCATCTCGTCGGTCATCGGCCCGCTCATCGGCGGCCTGTTCGCCGGCGCCAACCAGATCCTCTTCGTCACCGGATGGCGCTGGGTCTTCCTCATCAACGTCCCGATCGGTATCGTCGCGCTTCTCATGGTGCTGGCGTTCCTGCACTTGCCGAAGTTCCACAAGGCCGCGAAGCCCCGCATCGACTGGTGGGGTGCGACCGCGGTCATCGTGACGCTCGTCCCCGTGCTGCTGGTCGCAGAGCAGGGGCGTGACTGGGGCTGGAGCTCCGTCGCCTCCATCAGCTGCTACGTGATCGCCGCGGTCGGCCTGATCTCCTTCATCCTCATCGAGCGTGCCATGAAGGACGACGCGATCATCCCGCTGCGCCTGTTCCGTTCGCGGGTGTTCTCGATGGCGACCGTGCTCGGAGTGCTTGTCGGCTTCGGGATGTTCGGTGCCATGCTGACCCTGCCGCTGTACCTGCAGATCGTCTTCGGGCTGAGCCCGACGGCCTCCGGCTTCGCCACACTGCCGATGATGGCCGGCCTGATGATCGCCTCGATCGCGTCGGGCCAGATCATCGCCCGCACGGGCAAGTACCGGATCTTCCCCGTCACGGGAACGCTGTTCACGGCGGCCGGCTTCTTCGTGCTGACCTTCCTCACCATCGACAAGCCGCTCTGGTTCCTGATGATCGCGATGTTCCTCATCGGGCTCGGACTCGGCCAGATGATGCAGACGCTCACCCTGGCCAGCCAGAACGCGGTCGCGCCGAACCAGATGGGCGTCGCCACCGGCGCGTCCACCTTCTTCCGCCAGATCGGTGGAACCCTCGGTGTCGCCGTGCTGCTCTCTGTGCTCTTCGCCGCCCTGCCGGGCAACATCGTCACGGCGACGGCCGACCAGAAGACCCTGAGCTCGGCACTGGATGCCGCTCTGACGCCGGAGGTCGCGACCGCGCCGCACAACAAGGCGATCATGAAGCAGCTCTGGACGCCGATCGTCACCCCGATCGAGGCGAGCATCCAGGACGAGCTCGCCGCCGGCGTGACGAAGGCGAAGGCCGCTGCCGACGCCGCCGTGACCGACAAGGTCACCGCCGCTGTCGACGCGCAGGTCGCCGCCGGGCACATCCCGGCCGAGGCCGCGGCGCCGATCATCGCCCAGCAGGTCGCGGCGGCCACGCCGCAGGCCGAGGCCGCAGCACTCGCCGCGGTCGCGAAGGCGGCGCACGCCACGGTCGTCGACGGGACGGTCGAAGTGAACTGGGCGAACGCGAGCCAGCGCGGCTTCTACGTCGACAAGCTCACCCCGACGCTGGCCGACAAGCTGAAGTCGGGCGACTCCAAGGCGAACAGCTCGACCAGCAGCTCGACGAGCGACACCTCGTTCCTCGACGGCGCGGACCAGCGTCTGAGCAAGCCGTTCATGGTCGGGTTCAACGATTCCGTGGTCCTGGTCTACACGATCGGCCTCGGAGTGATCCTGCTCGCCTTCGTCCTCACCCTGTTCTTCAAGGTGCCGCCGCTGCGGAAGACTTCCGCGCTGCAGCAGCAGGCCGACGAGGGCGGCGCGACCGTGACCGGAAGCATCCGGGCGGTGCCGGCCAACTGA
- a CDS encoding MFS transporter: MDDDASTPARVVSPPPEILRRPAFALFWSASSIRALGGAVSGVAFNVLVVSVLHATTVQISVLSALSVVPYLFLGLIIGALMDRWRRQRTLVITSIGRAAALAAIPVLIVTNTLSFWSVAAVTLVLGVLVLFADSAAQPLLPRIVPRESLVMANARLGQSETVAGTAGPALGGALLNVLGAPLLFAFDAIFTAVSAVLQSRIRVDEPTPGPRVAGRHIGHEIAEGMRYTYHHRTLRPLALSIHTWFLGNSIVMTVFAVFVLRELQLQPWAYGLALAFGGVGGFLGALIAPRVGARLGAGRAIFLARALVVVPWLAVAVVPVDTAGGGIALVAAAQFVYCLSMGIEDPNDTGYRQSVAPDAIQGRMNSTIRTVNRVVFFVGALLAGLLATLLGYRLTIGVGAAVFVVAASTAIVTPRRSRVRGAAAPSPSAVHRSAHRARCRRAGSC; encoded by the coding sequence GTGGACGACGACGCCTCAACTCCAGCCCGTGTCGTCTCTCCCCCGCCCGAAATCCTCCGCAGGCCGGCGTTCGCCCTGTTCTGGAGCGCCAGCAGCATCCGGGCGCTCGGTGGCGCGGTCTCCGGTGTCGCGTTCAACGTCCTGGTCGTCTCCGTGCTGCACGCGACGACCGTGCAGATCAGCGTCCTGAGCGCGTTGAGCGTCGTCCCGTACCTGTTCCTCGGCCTGATCATCGGCGCCCTCATGGATCGGTGGCGTCGTCAGCGAACACTGGTCATCACGAGCATCGGCCGCGCGGCCGCCCTGGCCGCGATCCCCGTTCTGATCGTCACGAACACCCTCAGTTTCTGGTCGGTCGCAGCGGTGACGCTAGTGCTCGGCGTCCTGGTGCTGTTCGCCGACTCGGCCGCTCAGCCGCTGCTCCCCCGCATCGTTCCCCGAGAATCCCTCGTCATGGCCAACGCGCGCCTCGGGCAGAGCGAAACGGTTGCCGGGACCGCTGGGCCGGCGCTCGGCGGCGCGCTCCTGAACGTTCTCGGCGCGCCCCTCCTCTTCGCTTTCGACGCCATCTTCACGGCGGTCTCGGCGGTGCTCCAGTCGCGGATCCGGGTCGACGAGCCCACTCCCGGCCCACGCGTGGCCGGCCGTCACATCGGTCACGAGATCGCCGAGGGCATGCGCTACACCTACCACCACCGGACGCTGCGGCCGCTGGCCCTGTCGATCCACACCTGGTTCCTCGGCAACAGCATCGTGATGACCGTGTTCGCGGTCTTCGTCCTCCGGGAGCTCCAGCTCCAGCCCTGGGCGTACGGGCTCGCCCTGGCATTCGGCGGCGTCGGAGGGTTCCTGGGTGCGCTCATCGCGCCACGGGTCGGCGCCCGGCTCGGCGCCGGCCGGGCAATCTTTCTCGCCAGAGCACTGGTCGTCGTGCCCTGGCTCGCCGTCGCCGTCGTGCCGGTCGACACGGCCGGCGGCGGCATCGCGCTCGTCGCGGCGGCCCAGTTCGTCTACTGCCTCTCGATGGGCATCGAGGACCCGAACGACACCGGATACCGGCAGTCCGTCGCACCGGACGCCATCCAAGGGCGGATGAACTCGACCATCCGGACCGTCAACCGCGTGGTGTTCTTCGTGGGCGCCCTCCTCGCCGGGCTCCTGGCGACGCTGCTCGGCTACCGCCTGACCATCGGCGTCGGCGCCGCGGTCTTCGTTGTCGCGGCGTCGACGGCGATCGTCACCCCTCGTCGCAGTCGAGTGCGAGGAGCTGCCGCACCGTCGCCTTCAGCTGTTCACCGATCGGCACATCGGGCGCGTTGTCGTCGTGCAGGGTCTTGCTGA
- a CDS encoding flavodoxin family protein → MSPRDIDYSDLKALFINTTLTRSPGRSHTQSLVDVSASIMSDQGVQVDQFRAVDHPIATGVYPDMREYGWEVDAWPDLFPRVLAADILVIAGPIWLGDNSSETKKIIERLYAHSGELNEKGQWLYYGRTGGCLITGNEDGIKHCASNVLYSLQHIGYSIPPQADAGWIGEAGPGPSYGDDAGDGRRVGFDNDFTNRNTTFLTWNLLHLARLLKDAGGFPDYGNQRKEWDAGTRFDFPNPEYRS, encoded by the coding sequence ATGAGCCCACGGGACATCGACTACAGCGATCTGAAAGCGCTCTTCATCAACACGACCCTCACCCGCTCCCCCGGCCGCAGCCACACCCAGTCACTGGTCGACGTGAGCGCGTCGATCATGTCCGACCAGGGTGTGCAGGTCGATCAGTTCCGCGCCGTCGACCACCCGATCGCCACGGGCGTCTACCCGGACATGCGCGAGTACGGCTGGGAGGTGGACGCCTGGCCCGACCTCTTCCCGCGGGTGCTCGCCGCCGACATCCTCGTGATCGCCGGCCCGATCTGGCTCGGCGACAACAGCAGCGAGACCAAGAAGATCATCGAACGGCTCTACGCGCACTCGGGCGAGCTGAACGAGAAAGGCCAGTGGCTCTACTACGGCCGGACGGGCGGCTGCCTCATCACCGGCAACGAGGACGGCATCAAGCACTGCGCATCCAACGTGCTGTACAGCCTTCAACACATCGGCTACTCGATCCCTCCGCAGGCGGACGCCGGCTGGATCGGCGAGGCCGGACCGGGCCCCAGCTACGGCGACGACGCCGGCGACGGCCGCCGCGTGGGGTTCGACAACGACTTCACGAACCGCAACACGACCTTCCTCACCTGGAACCTCCTGCACCTGGCCCGGCTGCTGAAGGACGCCGGCGGCTTCCCCGACTACGGCAACCAGCGCAAGGAGTGGGACGCGGGGACCCGGTTCGACTTCCCGAACCCCGAGTACCGGTCGTGA
- a CDS encoding ATP-binding cassette domain-containing protein: MTTATSATTAEGGQERADSHDVIRVRGARENNLKDVSVELPKRRLTVFTGVSGSGKSSLVFGTIAAESQRLINETYSAFVQGFMPSLARPDVDVLEGLTTAILVDQERMGANARSTVGTVTDANAMLRILFSRLGQPHIGSPQAFSFNIPTVRGSGAISIEGKGTVKRSFEQTGGMCPRCEGMGTASEIDLTQLYDESKSLSGGAITVPGYTADGWSVRMFSESGFFDAAKPVRDYSETELHDFLYKEPVKVKINGINLTYEGLVPRVQKSMLSKDIEAMQPHIRAFVERAVTFAPCPECGGTRLNAGARSSLIRGVSIADVGAMQLSDLAEWVRGLDEPSVAPLLAGLQGTLDSFVDIGLGYLSLDRPSGTLSGGEAQRTKMIRHLGSSLTDITYVFDEPSVGLHPHDMRRMNELLVQLRDKGNTVLVVEHKPEMIVIADHVVDLGPRAGTAGGEIVYEGTIEGLRASGTLTGRHLDDRATVKASVRAPSGRLEVRGATSHNLQDVDVDIPLGVLVVVTGVAGSGKSSLIHGSVSPREGVVSVDQAGIRGSRRSNPATYTGLLEPIRKAFAKANGVKPALFSANSEGACPNCNGAGVIYTDLGVMAGVSTVCEVCEGKRFDASVLEYRFGGLDISEVLALSVEEAETFFASGESRIPAAHAILQRLADVGLGYLTIGQPLTTLSGGERQRLKLATHMAEKGGVYVLDEPTTGLHLADVEQLLGLLDRLVDSGKSVIVIEHHQAVMAHADWIVDLGPGAGHDGGRVVFEGTPAELVASRSTLTGQHLAEYVGA; this comes from the coding sequence ATGACCACGGCGACCAGCGCGACAACGGCCGAGGGCGGACAGGAGCGGGCGGACAGCCACGACGTCATCCGGGTCCGCGGCGCCCGTGAGAACAACCTCAAGGACGTCAGCGTCGAGCTGCCGAAGCGTCGCCTGACCGTGTTCACCGGGGTGTCCGGCTCCGGAAAGAGCTCGCTGGTGTTCGGGACGATCGCCGCCGAGTCGCAGCGCCTCATCAACGAGACCTACAGCGCGTTCGTGCAGGGCTTCATGCCGTCGCTCGCGCGGCCGGACGTGGACGTGCTGGAAGGGCTCACCACGGCGATCCTCGTCGACCAGGAGCGGATGGGCGCCAACGCGCGGTCCACCGTCGGCACGGTCACCGACGCGAACGCCATGCTGCGCATCCTGTTCAGCCGGCTCGGGCAACCGCACATCGGCTCGCCGCAGGCTTTCTCGTTCAACATCCCGACCGTGCGCGGCTCCGGCGCCATCTCCATCGAGGGCAAGGGGACGGTGAAGCGCAGCTTCGAGCAGACCGGCGGGATGTGCCCGCGCTGCGAGGGGATGGGCACCGCCTCCGAGATCGACCTGACCCAGCTCTACGACGAGTCGAAGTCGCTGTCCGGCGGCGCGATCACGGTGCCCGGCTACACCGCGGACGGCTGGTCGGTGCGGATGTTCAGCGAGTCCGGCTTCTTCGACGCGGCCAAGCCGGTCCGGGACTACTCGGAGACCGAGCTGCACGACTTCCTCTACAAGGAGCCGGTGAAGGTCAAGATCAACGGCATCAACCTCACCTACGAAGGTTTGGTGCCGCGCGTGCAGAAGTCGATGCTGTCGAAGGACATCGAGGCCATGCAGCCGCACATCCGGGCGTTCGTGGAGCGCGCGGTCACCTTCGCGCCCTGCCCGGAGTGCGGAGGGACGCGGCTCAACGCGGGCGCGCGGTCGTCGCTGATCCGCGGCGTCAGCATCGCCGACGTGGGCGCGATGCAGCTCAGCGACCTCGCGGAGTGGGTGCGCGGGCTGGACGAGCCGTCTGTGGCGCCGCTGCTGGCCGGCCTCCAGGGCACCCTCGACTCCTTCGTGGACATCGGCCTCGGCTACCTGTCGCTCGACCGGCCGTCCGGCACGCTGTCGGGCGGGGAGGCGCAGCGCACGAAGATGATCCGTCACCTGGGGTCGTCCCTCACCGACATCACCTACGTTTTCGACGAGCCGTCGGTCGGCCTTCACCCGCACGACATGCGCCGGATGAACGAGCTGCTCGTGCAGCTCCGCGACAAGGGCAACACCGTGCTGGTGGTGGAGCACAAGCCGGAGATGATCGTCATCGCCGACCACGTGGTCGACCTCGGGCCGCGGGCGGGCACGGCCGGGGGAGAGATCGTCTACGAGGGGACCATCGAGGGCCTGCGCGCGAGCGGCACGCTTACCGGGCGGCACCTGGACGATCGGGCGACGGTCAAGGCGTCGGTGCGCGCGCCGTCCGGGCGGCTGGAGGTGCGCGGCGCGACGTCGCACAACCTGCAGGACGTGGACGTCGACATCCCGCTCGGCGTGCTCGTCGTGGTCACCGGCGTGGCCGGCTCCGGCAAGAGCTCACTCATTCACGGTTCGGTGTCCCCGCGCGAGGGCGTCGTCTCCGTCGACCAGGCCGGCATCCGCGGCTCACGGCGCAGCAACCCGGCCACGTACACCGGCCTGCTGGAGCCGATCCGCAAGGCGTTCGCGAAGGCCAACGGCGTCAAGCCTGCGCTGTTCAGCGCGAACTCCGAGGGCGCCTGCCCGAACTGCAACGGCGCCGGCGTCATCTACACCGACCTCGGCGTGATGGCCGGCGTCTCGACGGTGTGCGAGGTGTGCGAGGGCAAGCGCTTCGACGCGTCGGTGCTGGAGTACCGGTTCGGCGGCCTGGACATCAGCGAGGTGCTCGCGCTGTCCGTGGAGGAGGCCGAGACGTTCTTCGCGAGCGGCGAGTCGCGCATCCCGGCCGCCCACGCCATCCTGCAGCGTCTGGCGGACGTCGGTCTCGGCTACCTGACCATCGGCCAGCCGTTGACGACGCTGTCCGGCGGCGAACGGCAGCGCCTGAAGCTGGCGACGCACATGGCCGAGAAGGGCGGCGTCTACGTGCTGGACGAGCCGACCACCGGCCTGCACCTGGCCGACGTCGAGCAGCTCCTCGGCCTCCTGGACCGGCTGGTCGACTCGGGCAAGTCGGTGATCGTCATCGAGCACCACCAGGCCGTGATGGCGCACGCCGACTGGATCGTGGACCTCGGCCCGGGCGCCGGCCACGATGGCGGCCGAGTGGTGTTCGAGGGGACGCCCGCGGAGCTGGTGGCGTCGCGCTCGACGCTGACCGGGCAGCACCTGGCGGAGTACGTGGGGGCGTGA
- a CDS encoding DUF1003 domain-containing protein, whose product MSQPSSPTGASTSATPAPGRRRPFLRPSRLLANAPHEKLHPAVLAEAERRASSVQLRIADAITAFAGSMMFVYLHIVLFAVWMLVFEKSPWPTLTLIVSLEAIFLSTFVMIGQNRQAAFQQAKADHDYIAQQKLLEENTELTRTIHKLTQEIHARMPESGAPSAGGAR is encoded by the coding sequence ATGTCGCAGCCGTCTTCCCCTACCGGAGCATCCACCTCCGCCACACCTGCCCCCGGGCGCCGCCGCCCGTTCCTCAGGCCCAGCCGGCTGCTCGCCAACGCCCCGCACGAGAAGTTGCATCCCGCGGTGCTCGCCGAGGCCGAACGCCGCGCGTCAAGCGTTCAGCTCCGGATCGCCGACGCGATCACCGCGTTCGCCGGGTCGATGATGTTCGTCTACCTGCACATCGTGCTCTTCGCGGTCTGGATGCTCGTGTTCGAGAAGAGCCCGTGGCCGACGCTGACACTCATCGTCTCGCTCGAGGCGATCTTCCTCTCGACATTCGTCATGATCGGGCAGAACCGTCAGGCCGCCTTCCAGCAGGCGAAAGCAGACCACGACTACATCGCCCAGCAGAAGCTGCTCGAGGAGAACACCGAGCTCACGCGCACGATCCATAAGCTGACGCAGGAGATTCACGCGCGGATGCCGGAGAGCGGTGCTCCCTCGGCCGGCGGGGCGCGATAA
- a CDS encoding HdeD family acid-resistance protein, whose product MSSTDPLDSAVRDLSLDASEMTRSAINAMRAVMGVSGAVAVVLGVVLLFWPAKTIAVLAVFLGIYFLIAGIMRLGVGIFARGIGGGIRTLNIILGVLLVFLAIVTLKNVSTAATVLVIFALAFIGVGWIIEGIMALVEAGRARSAGWAIAYGILSIVAGLVVLFLPASSAVFLILFAAIALIVLGIIGIVRAFTFGREVLKTSAAPAAPAAA is encoded by the coding sequence ATGTCCTCCACCGATCCTCTCGACTCCGCGGTCCGTGACCTCTCGCTGGACGCGTCGGAGATGACGCGTTCAGCCATCAACGCAATGCGAGCCGTGATGGGAGTCAGCGGCGCGGTCGCGGTCGTCCTCGGCGTCGTGCTGCTGTTCTGGCCCGCCAAGACCATCGCCGTGCTGGCCGTGTTCCTCGGCATCTACTTCCTCATCGCCGGCATCATGCGGCTGGGCGTCGGGATCTTCGCCCGCGGCATCGGGGGCGGCATCCGCACGCTCAACATCATCCTCGGCGTGCTGCTGGTGTTCCTCGCCATCGTGACTCTGAAGAACGTCTCGACCGCGGCGACCGTCCTGGTGATCTTCGCCCTCGCCTTCATCGGCGTCGGCTGGATCATCGAGGGCATCATGGCGCTGGTGGAGGCCGGGCGTGCGCGCTCCGCCGGGTGGGCGATCGCGTACGGCATCCTCAGCATCGTCGCGGGGCTCGTGGTGCTGTTCCTGCCCGCGTCGTCGGCCGTGTTCCTGATCCTGTTCGCCGCGATCGCGCTGATCGTGCTCGGCATCATCGGGATCGTCCGGGCCTTCACCTTCGGCCGCGAGGTGCTGAAGACGAGCGCGGCGCCCGCCGCGCCCGCCGCCGCCTAA
- a CDS encoding septum formation family protein — MRDRRSPASPDGLSRRGWIVLVAATAAAAVVLLSVAAFAGGLPAGHARADLTASPSGTPHPLDPAPTPLGLPPRPTHTPPVATVPEQPVGSIATGACLQVFPSPWESSYPVIDCASPHIAQVISQGALPQSAGAPFPGAQALNTQVGDLCTAPGILDWNWVAVWNEDVQVELRYPNSANQWASGDRAYECFVDTFSRHELTGTAVAAH; from the coding sequence GTGAGAGACCGCCGATCCCCCGCGAGCCCGGACGGCCTGTCGCGCCGCGGCTGGATCGTCCTCGTGGCCGCGACCGCCGCCGCCGCTGTCGTCCTCCTCTCGGTCGCCGCCTTCGCGGGCGGCCTCCCCGCCGGCCACGCCCGGGCCGACCTGACGGCATCCCCGTCCGGCACCCCGCACCCGCTCGATCCGGCTCCCACGCCGCTCGGGCTGCCGCCGCGCCCGACCCACACGCCGCCGGTCGCGACCGTGCCGGAGCAGCCGGTCGGCAGCATCGCCACCGGCGCGTGCCTCCAGGTCTTCCCCTCGCCGTGGGAGAGCTCCTACCCCGTCATCGACTGCGCGTCGCCGCACATCGCCCAGGTGATCTCGCAGGGCGCCCTCCCCCAGTCCGCCGGCGCGCCGTTCCCCGGCGCGCAGGCGCTCAACACACAGGTCGGCGACCTCTGCACCGCCCCCGGCATCCTGGACTGGAACTGGGTCGCGGTGTGGAACGAGGACGTCCAGGTGGAGCTGCGCTATCCGAACAGCGCCAACCAGTGGGCGTCGGGAGACCGCGCCTACGAGTGCTTCGTCGACACCTTCTCGCGTCACGAGCTCACCGGGACCGCCGTGGCGGCCCACTAG
- a CDS encoding TetR family transcriptional regulator — translation MTTIDIHPEAVGLRERKKLQTRTAIHEAAFRLIDSQGLDATTVEQICHQADVSGRTFFNYFPSKAAAALEFQGPAIHPDVEQAFLAHPGSLVIALCEVIGSGSEHGPDLVSIKRLLSRRPELLTTATRMMVEVREMYVDLAAQRARSRSEAELAVVLVMAALSKTLHDDNAPDVPIGEQLKATVRQLLALDCDEG, via the coding sequence GTGACCACAATCGACATCCACCCTGAGGCCGTCGGCCTCCGGGAGCGCAAGAAGCTCCAGACCCGCACTGCCATCCACGAAGCGGCCTTCCGCCTCATCGACTCGCAGGGGCTGGACGCGACGACGGTCGAGCAGATCTGCCACCAGGCGGACGTCTCGGGCCGGACCTTCTTCAACTACTTCCCCTCCAAGGCCGCAGCAGCCCTCGAATTCCAGGGCCCCGCCATCCACCCGGACGTGGAGCAGGCGTTCCTGGCTCACCCCGGCAGCCTGGTCATCGCCCTGTGCGAGGTGATCGGCAGCGGTTCGGAACACGGCCCTGACCTGGTCAGCATCAAGCGGCTCCTGAGCCGACGCCCGGAGCTGCTGACGACCGCGACCCGCATGATGGTCGAGGTGCGGGAGATGTACGTCGACCTCGCCGCTCAGCGCGCACGAAGCAGGTCCGAGGCGGAACTCGCCGTCGTCCTGGTGATGGCCGCGCTCAGCAAGACCCTGCACGACGACAACGCGCCCGATGTGCCGATCGGTGAACAGCTGAAGGCGACGGTGCGGCAGCTCCTCGCACTCGACTGCGACGAGGGGTGA
- a CDS encoding prolyl oligopeptidase family serine peptidase — MRPADLELLTGVSRPTVHPAGGRAVVSVTHPSLAADATIGQLWNIPLSGHAAPRRLTRGFRDSAPAFSPDGRLIAFLRGGPKSPSQLMVVDAAGGEPVVATDRKLGVTEFAWAPDGRSLAFVSRDPEQGRYGTVEGIDPNGERARRIDTLKYQSNGLGYITDRRSHVYIVSVPDVWAEPPVAPIAEADGSSRPAPAVATPRALTSGDWDDSTIAFSPDGSTLAFVSARHGSRDDDLRSNVFLVPVDGGREPSDATGEHGSFSVVAVAYGLNGALYFSAQDVGQGGRDFVAKNTALYVIDHPGAAPRLLTDPETVDLTESDIVAFRDDSVLVCDRRRGALVLTEVEADGAARRLTDDLAVVSGAGAAGGTIVVSVSDAATAGDVAVIDGDGLRRLTDFSRALRAAGVIAPRELTVTGRDGYPIHGWVVAPEGTGPHPVLLNIHGGPFAAYTAALFDEAQVYAAAGYAVVMCNPRGSAGYGQDHGRVIRQRMGTVDLADVLDFLDGAIAETPGLDAERVGVMGGSYGGYLTAWTIAHDHRFAGAIVERGYLDPAAFIGTSDIGSFFSDEYTGTDPSGIAAQSPQAVVDRVRTPTLVLHSSSDLRCPLGQAERYYAALKRGGVEAELVIFPGEDHELSRSGRPRHRRERFEIILDWWDRHLPVKARR; from the coding sequence ATGAGGCCCGCCGACCTCGAGCTCCTGACCGGAGTCTCGCGCCCCACCGTCCACCCGGCAGGAGGCCGCGCGGTCGTCTCGGTCACGCATCCTTCGCTGGCCGCGGACGCGACGATCGGGCAGCTCTGGAACATCCCGCTGTCCGGGCACGCGGCGCCGCGGCGCCTCACGCGCGGCTTCCGCGACAGCGCCCCGGCGTTCTCGCCGGACGGGCGTCTGATCGCATTCCTGCGCGGCGGGCCGAAGTCGCCGTCGCAGCTCATGGTGGTCGACGCCGCCGGCGGCGAGCCGGTGGTCGCCACCGACCGCAAGCTGGGCGTGACCGAGTTCGCCTGGGCTCCGGACGGCCGTTCGCTCGCGTTCGTCAGCCGCGACCCCGAGCAGGGGCGCTACGGCACGGTGGAGGGCATCGACCCGAACGGGGAGCGCGCCCGCCGGATCGACACGCTGAAATATCAGTCGAACGGACTCGGCTACATCACCGACCGGCGCTCGCACGTCTACATCGTGTCCGTCCCGGACGTCTGGGCGGAGCCGCCGGTGGCGCCGATCGCGGAGGCCGACGGCTCGAGCCGGCCGGCGCCGGCGGTGGCGACGCCGCGTGCGCTGACCAGCGGGGACTGGGACGACTCGACGATCGCGTTCTCGCCGGACGGCTCGACGCTCGCGTTCGTCTCGGCCCGGCACGGCAGCCGGGACGACGACCTCCGCTCGAACGTCTTCCTGGTGCCTGTCGACGGCGGCAGGGAGCCCTCCGACGCGACGGGGGAGCACGGCAGCTTCTCGGTCGTCGCCGTAGCCTACGGCCTCAACGGCGCGCTCTACTTCAGCGCGCAGGACGTGGGGCAGGGCGGCAGGGACTTCGTGGCGAAGAACACCGCGCTGTACGTGATCGACCACCCGGGGGCCGCTCCGCGCCTGCTGACCGATCCGGAGACCGTCGACCTCACCGAGTCGGACATCGTCGCTTTCCGCGACGACAGCGTGCTGGTGTGCGACCGCCGCCGGGGCGCGCTCGTCCTGACCGAGGTGGAGGCCGACGGCGCCGCGCGCAGGCTCACCGACGACCTCGCCGTGGTGAGCGGCGCCGGCGCGGCAGGCGGGACGATCGTAGTGAGCGTCTCCGACGCCGCCACCGCGGGCGACGTCGCCGTGATCGACGGCGACGGCCTCCGGCGACTCACCGACTTCTCCCGCGCCCTGCGCGCGGCCGGCGTGATCGCCCCGCGCGAGCTCACGGTGACGGGCCGCGACGGCTATCCGATCCACGGCTGGGTCGTGGCCCCGGAGGGTACGGGACCGCATCCCGTGCTCCTGAACATCCACGGCGGGCCGTTCGCCGCCTACACCGCGGCGCTGTTCGACGAGGCTCAGGTCTATGCAGCGGCGGGCTACGCCGTGGTGATGTGCAACCCGCGCGGGTCGGCCGGCTACGGCCAGGACCACGGCCGCGTCATCCGGCAGCGGATGGGCACCGTCGACCTGGCGGACGTCCTGGACTTCCTGGACGGCGCGATCGCCGAGACCCCCGGCCTCGACGCCGAGCGCGTCGGCGTGATGGGCGGCTCCTACGGCGGCTACCTGACCGCGTGGACGATCGCCCACGACCACCGCTTCGCCGGGGCGATCGTGGAGCGCGGCTACCTCGACCCTGCCGCCTTCATCGGCACCAGCGACATCGGCAGCTTCTTCAGCGACGAGTACACCGGCACCGATCCGTCCGGGATCGCGGCGCAGAGCCCGCAGGCCGTGGTCGACAGAGTGCGGACGCCTACCTTGGTACTGCACTCGTCCAGCGACCTGCGCTGCCCGCTCGGCCAGGCCGAGCGGTACTACGCGGCCCTGAAGCGTGGCGGCGTCGAGGCCGAGCTCGTGATCTTCCCCGGGGAGGACCACGAGCTGAGCCGCAGCGGACGCCCGCGGCACCGTCGCGAGCGGTTCGAGATCATCCTGGACTGGTGGGACCGGCACCTGCCCGTGAAGGCGCGGCGCTAA